A genomic stretch from uncultured Fibrobacter sp. includes:
- a CDS encoding transketolase — protein sequence MQDALVTKAADNIRILSAAMVQKAKSGHPGGAMGAADAITLLYSEFLRFDPENPYWEARDRFFMDPGHMSALLYGELAMLGNLSMEDLKNFRQLGSRTPGHPEVEVALGIENSSGPLGIGHAVALGNAIAERFMVERFGDILQHKVVCLVSDGGLEEEIAYGVGRIAGHLKLSNLIFFYDANQVQLSCKVEDVMSHDFKKQYEAWGFRVIDVADGHNIAELRKAFKAAWAETEKPTIIIGHTTMAKGAIAEDGKSFEGAVSTHGQPLNAAGASTDATVKNLGGDPADAFKIFDDVKAGFEARKEELRKQVAEWKKAKAAWDAKNPEKAATLKEWLSGKAPKIDLSGLELKEGVATRVTSGTVLGYLAENVKNCICSSADLSNSDNTQAFLNKTGIFRAGDFKGAFVQVGVAELTMGAICCGIALHGGLYPICATFFVFSDFMKPAIRMAALMKLPVKFMYTHDSFRVGEDGPTHQPIEHETQIRLLEGLKREDGKSEMLVLRPADAFETVTAWEMAFENNDRPTAIILTRQNVKTLPGDKRYEASKACRKGAYIVSDNCGSARPDLTFVSNGSDVLLTHDAAEILRGEGLKVRVVSMISPALFMAQDKAYRESVIVPWTPVFAKSSGLPLLFAQVVGGFGKVSGLERFGASAPAAVLEKEFGYTPEAVVAAAKEYLAEFKANVAEFKKFN from the coding sequence GTGCAAGACGCGTTGGTTACAAAAGCGGCTGACAACATTCGAATCCTTTCCGCTGCCATGGTGCAGAAGGCAAAGTCCGGTCACCCGGGTGGAGCCATGGGCGCAGCAGACGCCATTACGCTCCTGTATTCGGAATTTCTCCGTTTTGACCCCGAAAACCCCTACTGGGAAGCCCGCGACCGCTTCTTTATGGACCCGGGCCACATGTCCGCGCTCCTGTACGGCGAACTGGCCATGCTCGGCAACCTCTCGATGGAAGACCTCAAGAATTTCCGCCAGCTCGGCTCCCGCACTCCGGGTCACCCCGAAGTCGAAGTCGCCCTCGGCATCGAAAACTCCTCGGGCCCGCTCGGTATCGGTCATGCCGTAGCCCTCGGTAACGCTATTGCCGAACGATTCATGGTCGAACGTTTTGGCGACATTCTGCAGCACAAGGTCGTATGCCTCGTCTCTGACGGCGGCCTCGAAGAAGAAATCGCTTACGGCGTGGGCCGTATTGCCGGTCACCTCAAGCTTTCTAACCTCATTTTCTTCTACGACGCTAACCAGGTGCAGCTGTCCTGCAAGGTTGAAGACGTGATGAGCCACGACTTCAAGAAGCAGTACGAAGCATGGGGCTTCCGCGTGATTGACGTGGCCGACGGTCACAACATTGCAGAACTCCGCAAGGCATTCAAGGCCGCTTGGGCCGAAACCGAAAAGCCGACCATCATCATCGGTCACACCACTATGGCCAAGGGCGCCATTGCCGAAGACGGCAAATCCTTCGAAGGAGCCGTTTCTACCCACGGTCAGCCGCTGAACGCAGCAGGCGCTTCTACTGATGCAACCGTGAAGAACCTCGGCGGCGATCCGGCCGATGCATTCAAGATTTTTGACGACGTGAAGGCTGGCTTCGAAGCCCGTAAGGAAGAACTCCGCAAGCAGGTTGCCGAATGGAAGAAGGCCAAGGCTGCTTGGGACGCCAAGAACCCGGAAAAGGCTGCCACCCTCAAGGAATGGCTCTCGGGCAAGGCTCCGAAGATCGACCTTTCTGGCCTCGAACTCAAGGAAGGTGTCGCTACCCGCGTCACTTCCGGTACCGTGCTCGGCTACCTCGCCGAAAACGTGAAGAACTGCATCTGCAGCTCTGCTGACCTTTCTAACTCCGACAACACCCAGGCCTTCCTTAACAAGACCGGCATCTTCCGCGCAGGCGACTTCAAGGGCGCCTTCGTTCAGGTGGGTGTTGCCGAACTTACCATGGGCGCCATCTGCTGCGGTATCGCACTGCACGGCGGCCTCTATCCGATTTGTGCTACATTCTTCGTGTTCAGCGACTTCATGAAGCCGGCTATCCGTATGGCAGCCCTCATGAAGCTCCCGGTCAAGTTCATGTACACGCATGACAGCTTCCGCGTGGGCGAAGACGGCCCGACGCACCAGCCGATTGAACACGAAACCCAGATCCGTTTGCTCGAAGGTCTCAAGCGCGAAGACGGCAAGTCCGAAATGCTGGTGCTTCGCCCGGCCGATGCCTTCGAAACCGTGACCGCTTGGGAAATGGCTTTTGAAAACAACGACCGCCCGACCGCGATTATCCTTACCCGCCAGAACGTGAAGACGCTTCCTGGTGACAAGCGCTACGAAGCTTCCAAGGCATGCCGCAAGGGTGCCTACATCGTGAGCGACAACTGCGGTTCCGCACGCCCGGACCTGACCTTCGTGTCTAACGGTTCCGATGTGCTCCTGACTCACGACGCCGCTGAAATCCTCCGTGGCGAAGGCCTCAAGGTTCGCGTGGTCTCCATGATTAGCCCGGCCCTCTTCATGGCTCAGGACAAGGCTTATCGCGAATCCGTGATAGTTCCTTGGACTCCGGTGTTTGCAAAGTCCAGCGGCCTTCCGCTCCTGTTCGCCCAGGTCGTGGGTGGCTTTGGCAAGGTCTCCGGTCTCGAACGCTTTGGCGCCTCTGCTCCGGCAGCCGTGCTCGAAAAGGAATTCGGTTACACTCCGGAAGCTGTTGTGGCTGCCGCGAAGGAATACCTCGCTGAATTCAAGGCCAACGTCGCTGAATTCAAGAAGTTCAACTAA
- the nrdR gene encoding transcriptional regulator NrdR — MICPFCKKDNDKVVDSRVSGSSIRRRRECCECGKRFTTREYIEVQPLTVIKRSGEHEPFQREKLLRGIMNSCKKRPVSVADIEQLATNVENALTVTENFEVSYEQIGNLVMQELKKLDAVAYVRFASIYREFKEVGEFVDQIKSMDK; from the coding sequence ATGATTTGCCCATTCTGCAAGAAAGATAACGACAAGGTGGTGGACAGCCGCGTGAGCGGGTCGTCCATTCGTCGTCGTCGCGAATGTTGCGAATGCGGCAAACGCTTTACCACTCGTGAATACATCGAAGTTCAGCCGCTGACCGTGATCAAGCGCAGCGGCGAACATGAACCGTTCCAGCGCGAAAAGCTCTTGCGCGGTATCATGAACTCCTGCAAAAAGCGCCCCGTCTCGGTCGCCGACATTGAACAGCTCGCGACTAACGTGGAAAACGCCCTGACCGTGACTGAAAACTTCGAAGTCAGCTACGAACAGATTGGCAACCTGGTGATGCAGGAACTCAAGAAACTCGATGCCGTCGCCTACGTGCGCTTTGCCTCGATTTACCGCGAATTCAAGGAAGTCGGCGAATTCGTGGACCAAATCAAGAGCATGGATAAGTGA